A section of the Sphingomonas ginsenosidivorax genome encodes:
- a CDS encoding rhamnogalacturonan acetylesterase yields MKRAITGFALASLLATPAVAQVRSFAFGPGKTGGTTVPRDQIYNGDHGYEPGRPTLFSVRAAPGNYRVTVTLGLPRTATETTIKAENRRLMLDAVKVPAGRRVKRDFIVNVRDAALVPPPLNAPGGASVLLKPREKTAFTWDDRLTLEILGATPGVTAIRIEPVTVPTVFLLGDSTVTDQPTEPGASWGQMLTAFFKPDIAIANHAESGETMKSFISELRFAKVLELVKPGDVAMIQFGHNDQKAQWPQTYAAAETTYRDYLRTFIAEFRRRGVTPILVNSPERRNWNGAKITPTLADYAAAVRAVGAAEKVPVIDLNAASIRVYEALGPERAPLAFSDGGKDATHHDNYGAWVLARAVAAEIAAAKLPLAGHLRDDLGTFDPGRPPDPATFRLTASAAQPYVKPDGN; encoded by the coding sequence GTGAAGCGGGCAATCACGGGATTCGCGCTCGCATCGCTGCTGGCCACCCCCGCCGTCGCGCAGGTCCGCAGCTTTGCCTTCGGGCCGGGCAAAACCGGCGGCACGACCGTGCCACGCGACCAGATCTATAACGGGGATCATGGCTATGAGCCGGGCCGACCGACGCTCTTCTCGGTCCGCGCAGCCCCCGGCAACTACCGGGTCACGGTCACACTCGGCCTGCCCAGGACCGCGACCGAGACCACGATCAAGGCCGAGAACCGCCGGCTGATGCTCGACGCGGTGAAAGTCCCCGCCGGGCGCCGCGTCAAACGCGACTTCATCGTCAACGTCCGCGATGCCGCACTGGTCCCCCCGCCGCTCAACGCACCGGGCGGCGCCAGCGTGCTGCTCAAGCCGCGCGAGAAGACCGCGTTCACCTGGGACGACAGGCTGACGCTCGAAATCCTCGGCGCGACCCCCGGCGTCACCGCGATCCGGATCGAGCCCGTCACCGTGCCGACCGTCTTCCTGCTCGGCGATTCGACCGTCACCGATCAGCCGACCGAGCCCGGCGCGAGCTGGGGGCAGATGCTCACCGCGTTCTTCAAGCCCGATATCGCCATCGCCAACCACGCCGAGAGCGGCGAGACGATGAAGTCGTTCATCTCCGAGCTGCGCTTCGCCAAGGTGCTCGAGCTCGTAAAGCCCGGCGATGTCGCGATGATCCAGTTCGGCCACAACGACCAGAAGGCGCAGTGGCCGCAGACCTATGCCGCCGCCGAGACCACCTATCGCGACTATCTGCGCACCTTCATCGCCGAGTTCCGCCGCCGCGGGGTGACGCCGATTCTGGTCAACTCGCCCGAGCGGCGCAACTGGAACGGCGCGAAGATCACGCCGACGCTCGCTGACTATGCCGCCGCGGTCCGCGCGGTCGGCGCGGCGGAGAAGGTGCCGGTCATCGACCTCAACGCCGCCAGCATCCGCGTCTACGAAGCGCTCGGCCCCGAGCGCGCGCCGCTCGCGTTCAGCGACGGCGGCAAGGATGCGACGCATCACGACAATTACGGCGCCTGGGTGCTCGCACGCGCGGTCGCGGCGGAAATCGCCGCGGCGAAGCTGCCGCTCGCGGGGCACCTGCGCGACGATCTCGGCACGTTCGATCCCGGCCGGCCGCCCGACCCGGCGACCTTTCGCCTAACCGCGAGCGCGGCACAACCTTACGTCAAACCGGACGGCAATTGA
- a CDS encoding DUF885 family protein, translating to MIRPHRRAVIGGIGAALLAPTLARAAADPLRDALDRAATESPETALRTLAGFDESTLQGADRLDLTAARAGLAIDATLLRDFGRRTPYRVAPLVGAWKAARPDAAAIDADTAGLRSDADAGIVLPLASLDLTITALQTASAAARPDIAAAIDRQIALLTSQRDAAPSQPGIGRLRDGVSWYTLLLNRAVGNGHTPAIVEARLMAELETQTARAAALFGRIGMTTGTVAERYTALWRDDRYLYPDSDAGRASAVADMNATLATIRARIPALVGAVPSWTLDVTTRSLSPQEIAAGRQGYRQAPTATKPGVYIVDLKDIRRRPRWTLPSVVAHELLPGHMIQLGLETVRPPHPLRIDYASSFPEGWGIYAEQIATDAYPDPLGELGHVHWLLFRVSRALVDLGIHVRGWSLTEARTRFVAWMGEPGYFAPFDVDLARIPVEPTTRLADAVAWLAIADGARGKRGAALIAYRRAILADGRKRTEQLRASSPRSP from the coding sequence GTGATCCGCCCGCACCGTCGCGCGGTGATCGGCGGCATCGGCGCCGCGCTGCTCGCGCCGACGCTTGCCCGCGCCGCCGCCGACCCGTTGCGCGATGCGCTGGACCGGGCCGCGACGGAGAGCCCGGAAACGGCTTTGCGGACGCTCGCAGGCTTCGACGAAAGCACCTTGCAGGGCGCGGACCGGCTCGACCTCACCGCGGCGCGTGCGGGGCTCGCGATCGACGCGACCCTGCTGCGCGACTTCGGCCGGCGGACGCCGTACCGGGTCGCGCCGCTGGTCGGGGCGTGGAAGGCGGCGCGGCCCGACGCGGCGGCGATCGACGCCGACACCGCGGGCCTGCGATCGGACGCCGATGCGGGCATAGTGCTCCCCCTCGCCTCGCTGGACCTCACCATCACCGCGCTGCAGACCGCAAGCGCGGCGGCCCGCCCCGACATCGCCGCCGCGATCGACCGTCAGATCGCGCTGCTGACTAGTCAGCGCGACGCCGCCCCCTCGCAGCCGGGGATCGGCCGGCTCCGCGACGGCGTGTCCTGGTACACGCTGCTGCTCAACCGCGCGGTCGGGAACGGCCATACGCCCGCCATCGTGGAAGCCCGGCTGATGGCCGAACTCGAGACCCAGACCGCGCGCGCCGCTGCGCTGTTCGGTCGGATCGGTATGACGACCGGGACCGTCGCCGAACGCTATACGGCGCTGTGGCGCGACGATCGCTATCTCTATCCCGACAGCGACGCCGGCCGTGCGAGCGCCGTCGCCGACATGAACGCGACGCTGGCCACGATCCGTGCGCGCATCCCCGCGCTGGTCGGCGCGGTGCCTTCCTGGACGCTCGACGTCACGACCCGGTCGCTGTCGCCGCAGGAGATCGCAGCCGGCCGCCAGGGCTATCGCCAGGCGCCGACCGCGACCAAGCCCGGCGTCTATATCGTCGACCTGAAGGATATCCGCCGCCGCCCGCGCTGGACGCTGCCCAGCGTCGTCGCGCACGAACTGCTGCCCGGCCACATGATCCAGCTCGGGCTCGAAACCGTCCGCCCGCCTCACCCACTGCGGATCGACTATGCATCGTCCTTCCCGGAGGGCTGGGGCATCTATGCCGAGCAGATCGCGACGGACGCCTATCCCGACCCGCTCGGCGAGCTCGGCCATGTCCACTGGCTGTTGTTCCGCGTGTCGCGCGCGCTCGTCGACCTCGGTATCCATGTCCGCGGCTGGTCGCTGACCGAGGCGCGCACGCGGTTCGTCGCGTGGATGGGCGAACCCGGCTATTTCGCGCCGTTCGACGTCGATCTTGCGCGCATCCCGGTGGAGCCCACGACGCGCCTCGCCGATGCGGTAGCGTGGCTCGCGATCGCCGATGGTGCGCGGGGCAAGCGCGGGGCGGCGCTGATCGCCTATCGCCGCGCCATCCTCGCGGACGGTCGAAAGCGCACCGAACAATTGCGTGCCTCCTCTCCCCGTTCGCCCTGA